The following proteins are co-located in the Streptomyces sp. DT2A-34 genome:
- a CDS encoding bifunctional glycosyltransferase family 2 protein/CDP-glycerol:glycerophosphate glycerophosphotransferase, whose translation MPRFSIIVPVFKVQGFLRECLDSVLGQSYTDFEVVAVDDRSPDGCPAILDAYAERDARVRVLHLPENVGLGRARNAGLEQASGDYVLFLDSDDAYTPGLLAAVAARLEATDDPDILVFDHVRTHWWGRGGRSSAADLLAAAGTDTFSVRESPQYLHLFLVAWNKAYRRDFFLKHELRYAPGLYEDAPVTYRSMVLADRIACLERIGVEYRQRRQGAITKTPGRRHFDIFPQYEGLFAFLEERPDLTWARPLLFERALDHMLFVLAREDRVTPADRPDFYREIRSFHTRHLPDGFTPPDGWRGKEMRLLATAPYASYALARGLRDVRRLAGAGKRRVTGAVSQRAQRAWYAARSRLPLDPHLAVYSAFSHRGVLGDPAAIHAKAGEIAPHIKGVWVVQEDAVDALPPGIDFVTPGSRRYHEVMARATYWVNNVNWPGTLAKRPGSVHIQTHQGTPLKYMAADLLTKPGARHGFDVPKMLWRADRWDYSLVANRHSELVWERAYPCHFTSLRTGSPRNDVLVTAGPEATEAARARLGVPAGDTVVLYAPTRREYRRGGPVDRIDLARFAADLGADHTLVVRLHPSLAQGTARGMGLADLHRRGVLIDATDEPHVEDVLLAADVLVTDYSALMFDYANLDRPIVIHADDWGAYAASRGAYFDITADAPGHVSCSYRELAWLFASGTWRDGESARLREGFRERFCEFDDGLAAERVVRTLMLGESMPEHPSGVRVPAPADARAHSMR comes from the coding sequence GTGCCCCGCTTCAGCATCATCGTCCCCGTCTTCAAGGTGCAGGGCTTTCTGCGGGAGTGCCTGGACTCGGTGCTCGGGCAGTCGTACACCGACTTCGAGGTGGTCGCCGTCGACGACCGCTCCCCCGACGGCTGCCCCGCCATCCTGGACGCCTACGCCGAGCGCGACGCACGCGTGCGCGTGCTGCACCTCCCGGAGAACGTCGGTCTCGGCCGGGCCCGCAACGCCGGTCTGGAGCAGGCGAGCGGTGACTACGTCCTGTTCCTCGACAGCGACGACGCCTACACGCCCGGACTGCTGGCGGCCGTCGCCGCGCGTCTGGAGGCGACCGACGACCCGGACATCCTGGTCTTCGACCATGTGCGCACCCACTGGTGGGGCCGCGGCGGCCGCAGCTCGGCGGCGGACCTGCTGGCCGCGGCCGGCACGGACACCTTCAGCGTCCGCGAGAGCCCGCAGTACCTGCACCTGTTCCTGGTCGCCTGGAACAAGGCGTACCGGCGGGACTTCTTCCTGAAGCACGAGCTGCGCTACGCCCCGGGCCTGTACGAGGACGCGCCCGTCACCTACCGCTCGATGGTGCTGGCCGACCGCATCGCCTGTCTGGAGCGGATCGGGGTCGAGTACCGGCAGCGCCGGCAGGGCGCGATCACGAAGACGCCGGGGCGGCGGCACTTCGACATCTTTCCGCAGTACGAGGGCCTGTTCGCGTTCCTGGAAGAGCGCCCGGACCTCACGTGGGCGCGCCCGCTGCTGTTCGAACGGGCCCTGGACCACATGCTGTTCGTCCTCGCCCGCGAGGACCGGGTGACGCCCGCGGACCGGCCGGACTTCTACCGCGAGATCCGCTCCTTCCACACCCGCCACCTCCCGGACGGCTTCACGCCGCCCGACGGCTGGCGCGGCAAGGAGATGCGGCTGCTGGCGACGGCGCCCTACGCGTCGTACGCCCTGGCGCGCGGCCTGCGCGACGTGCGACGGCTGGCGGGGGCCGGCAAACGGCGCGTGACGGGGGCGGTCTCGCAGCGGGCCCAACGTGCCTGGTACGCGGCCCGGTCGAGGCTTCCGCTCGATCCGCACCTGGCCGTCTACTCGGCGTTCTCGCATCGCGGGGTGCTGGGTGATCCGGCGGCGATCCACGCCAAGGCCGGTGAGATCGCCCCGCACATCAAGGGCGTGTGGGTGGTGCAGGAGGACGCGGTGGACGCGCTGCCGCCCGGCATCGACTTCGTGACGCCCGGCTCGCGGCGCTACCACGAGGTCATGGCGCGGGCCACGTACTGGGTGAACAACGTCAACTGGCCGGGCACCCTGGCCAAGCGCCCCGGCAGCGTCCACATCCAGACCCACCAGGGCACCCCGCTCAAGTACATGGCGGCCGACCTGCTGACCAAGCCCGGCGCCCGGCACGGCTTCGACGTGCCGAAGATGCTGTGGCGGGCCGACCGCTGGGACTACAGCCTGGTGGCCAACCGGCACTCGGAGCTGGTGTGGGAGCGGGCGTATCCGTGTCACTTCACGTCGCTCAGGACGGGGAGCCCACGCAATGACGTGCTGGTCACCGCGGGTCCGGAGGCCACCGAAGCCGCCCGTGCGCGGCTCGGTGTGCCCGCCGGTGACACCGTCGTGCTGTACGCGCCGACCCGCCGCGAGTACCGCCGGGGCGGCCCTGTCGACCGGATCGACCTCGCCCGGTTCGCCGCGGATCTCGGCGCGGACCACACGCTCGTCGTACGCCTGCATCCGTCGCTGGCGCAGGGCACGGCGCGCGGGATGGGTCTGGCCGATCTGCACCGGCGGGGTGTGCTGATCGACGCGACGGACGAGCCGCACGTCGAGGACGTGCTGCTCGCGGCCGATGTGCTGGTCACCGACTACTCGGCCCTGATGTTCGACTACGCCAACCTGGACCGGCCCATCGTGATCCACGCCGACGACTGGGGGGCGTACGCCGCGAGTCGGGGCGCCTACTTCGACATCACGGCGGACGCGCCGGGTCATGTGTCGTGCTCCTACCGGGAGTTGGCGTGGCTGTTCGCGTCCGGGACATGGCGGGACGGGGAGTCGGCGCGGTTGCGGGAGGGGTTCCGGGAGCGGTTCTGCGAGTTCGACGACGGGCTGGCCGCGGAGCGGGTCGTACGGACGTTGATGCTGGGTGAGTCGATGCCGGAGCATCCGAGCGGGGTGCGGGTGCCGGCTCCGGCGGACGCGAGGGCTCACTCGATGAGGTGA